The Musa acuminata AAA Group cultivar baxijiao chromosome BXJ2-2, Cavendish_Baxijiao_AAA, whole genome shotgun sequence genome contains the following window.
TGAGCCATGGCGATGCCATAATGATCCCAGCCACTCTTCACAGCGACGAGATCGTCCCCGCTCTCTATGTAACAGTCCTCGATGCAGACATGTGAACTTGAATCTGGAATCACAAAGGCCGGAAACAAGATGAATTAGTATCTACTGAAAGATCCCTTGAATGGATTAACTGATAAGCCAAGATACCCGGATCAATCCCATCGGTATTTGGAGAATGAAGTGGCGCCAAAACTGTGAGATTCTTTAACACCACATTACTGAAAGAAGATGAAATTTTCTTGTGAGAGAAAAGTATCTGAAAGCAGCCATGAAAACCGATGTACCGAAGGCTGACCTGCAATAAACTGGGTGTATTGTCCAAAATGGAGAGTTGAGGAAGGTTAGGTTGGAGATGAGAATGTTCTCTGAGTTCACCAACTCAAGCAGGTGGCCCCTTGTGTGCTTCAGGGTTCTATTCCACCATAAGTCCCACCACATTTTGCCTTGGCCATCAATGCTCCCATTCTGCCCTGCAACAAAGTATGGCGTTCAGCATTTCTTCTCTTCTAGACAAAAACAAGTTCTTTAACATTTGGTATGCAATGTTGCATATGCTTGTCGATCTCACCACTTTGTTTTCTGAACCAAATGTGTAGTTATTCAtgcatcagagagagagagagagagagagagagagagagagagagagagacctgtaATGATGACGTCGCTGAGGCCCTCCCCATGAATGAGGCTAATATGACGTCCCCCCAGTCTCTCTCTCCCACGCCCATATGATGGCAATGGCTCTATTACTGGCCACTCCTCCGGATCCTACGCAATGGGTTACACAATGATCTTTAAAATAAAATGTATATGCTCTCGGATCTTTTTGATAGGATATCTAAGCAAGGCAAGAAGCTTTAATACTCAAAGCATCCAAGAAAATTAGAGCTCTTCATATCCTTGACATGATGATTGGATCAAATGTTGGACCATGTTGAAGTGCTTGAAACCTAATAGAATCGTGGTTTTGATGTACCTGAGAGCCCAGAATGATCGCATCCTTCTCCAAGAAGAGGGTTAAGTTGCTGGTGAGATTAAAGCTACCGGTCAGCCACCTCCCAGGAGGGACATTAAGCTGAGCGCCGCCCTTGTCTCCGAACTCCCCGAGACGACGCACGGCCCGCCGAAACGCCTCGGTGTTCGAAGTCCTACCGTCGCCCACCCCACCGAACTCCTCGATGGAGAAGACAACATTCCTAGGCCCGACGGGGCGGTAGAACTCCACGCAACTCCTCCTCCCGGCGACGGCAACATCGTCCTTGGCCGTGGCTGGGGCGGCCGCCGGGGCCACAGCCACCCAGGCCGGGGTAGACTGGAGCGATGACCATCCCAACAAGGCTATGGCTCCGAGGAGCAGCACCACCGAAGGCCGCCTCAGGCCGTCCTGCCACCGGTGCCAGCGCCACAGACATGGATGCTTCTCTTGGACGTCCATCTGTCCGCTATACTTCCATCATCGAGGCTTCACGGAGGAAGTCGTAACGAGGCGTGAGCATGGCGAGGAACGCGTGATCCGTTAAGTCCGGTGACGCTTTGGCGCGCATGGCAAGTTCCAGCCCGCGCTCACGTGTTTGTGCGTCGGTGACAGCTGGCAATTAAAATTGGAATGGGAATCCTACTCTATGCAGGCTTGCCTTCGTAGGAATGCCATAAAAGTGTCTCCCATTCATCCCCTCTTCTCTTCTCATCTTAATTCctccttttattttttatcaaattaatatttataataataataataataatatctcttTTTCCCTATGGTTATGTTACCAACGTATTACATATATTAATGTACTATGGATATTTAATATTGTCTAAATAAAAAGATTAAAAGTGGTGTCCCCTATGGAAGCACCCAAATGGCATCGCGGGCCGGGATCCGACTCACGCACGGAAGAAGCCCATTGCTCTCTGCTTCAGCGTCCTCTTCCAGACCGCCTCCTGTGCTCTGCGTCCCTCTCTCGAAGCCCAAACCCTACCGCCGTCACCTGTTCGTACCCCTGTGTCGCCCCCTTGCTCTTCGATCCTCACCGGGCCCGTCCTCCTACCGCACCGGATTTTCGTCTCCCGTGTCTTCCATGTCTTCGTCCTCCTACGAGAAGGAACTCGCCGCCGCCAAGAAGGCGGCGTCCCTCGCCGCCCGCCTCTGCCAGGTGCGTGGGTCGGATGGATGGAATTGGAAATTCTTGCAGTTATATTTGTGTTGATTTCCCTGGTCATACCAGTTTGGGCGCTAGTAGAGGGAAAACGATCTCGCCATGTGGCTCCGAGTTGATGCTGTAGTAGCGTCTTTAGCGACTGTTTTGGACCTGTTTTCCCTTGCTAACAGAGCTATCGTACGAAAATTACAGTTTGGAGGTGTTGGGGTCATAGCTAATAAATTTCGGGACTGCATTGCAAGCCATATGATATAACAATCTTGGAGTACTTTGCGACAATCTTTGTGCATGGTGTTAGCTGGCTTCGTAGTTAAAATTTTTTCTAGAAATTTAGGTTTTTTAAGCGTGCTTTTTTGGTCAAAATTACACGCTAGTGGTGATTGTACTAAATTTTCCGGGTAAAAGGGTTTAGGCCGTAGTTATGGATGCAGGGGCATTGGACGAGTTTCCGGTCCTTCCGCATGAACTGAGAAATCCATGTATCGATATGTTCATCTAACCTAAGTGGTACTTGATGCTCCACTGctgtcgttcaaaaaaaaaaggaatgagcCTCACAGAAACAAATAGCTTGGATTAATAAGTCTTTATGTTAAGGTTTCTGGTCTATTGGTTAAATGGATACTAAAAATGGCAGATTATTGATTCACCCTTTGTCTACATAACATATTGAGGTTTGGTATATGCCTTGTCCTTGTTTCattgatttattataatttagaTGTTCTGCTTCCTGCATTGTTGTTGAAGATTGTGAATATGCTTTGTTTTACTTTGCAGACAGTACAAAAGGCACTCTTGAAATCAGATATTCAATCAAAAGCAGATAAAAGTCCTGTTACAGTCGCAGATTATGGTACAATCTCATCAAATATTCTCTTCTTGGCACTATATGCTGGGAAAATAACCAATATTTGCTAAAAAAAATAAACGTCTTTTGTGAGATTCTACAGGTTGTCATGATTAAACATATGATGGTTGTAGATATTTTATGCTGGTGTTGTTTTATAGTGCCACATTTTCTGAGTCgatatttctattttttattaCGTCCATGTAGTTAGATGATAACACATGGCAATACAAAAAATTTCTActgcaaattttttttttgctaatagATATGCTTGTATTATTTCTTTCGGATACAGACTATTCCGGAAAATAAGGAGCATGTTCGGTATTGTCCCTATTTTTTTAAACTTTATGCCAAAAATAATTAAGGGGTCCTACCTTCATTAGAGTCTGGATGTACCCGTTAGAATAAACATAATTAAGAAATCATTTGAAAAAATAAGCTCATCTCTGACAGTCACTTACTTGTATGGTCATGAATCTCCTGCCTCTGTTATATGAAAGAGAAATAATAGCCACTATTTTCCAGTTCGTTGTCTGGCAAAATATTGTTTGGAGTAGCACCTCCCTGGCAAAATATAGTCACCTTCAGTTCCAGTATGCTGTGGATATCACatgaaaagataattatttattcATATAATACTGCTTTTGGAGTAGCACCTCCCTGCTTATATTGCTGGTGTCTAATAATGGTTCCATTGCCATTACAACAATCAAGGAACAGCTGTTTCTCCAGACTGTAGTAGCCAATTAATTGAATTTACAGCATACTCTTGCCTTGATGTTATCACTGGTTGTTGGATGAATATACCACAATAAGCTGTCCTCAAGATCATCAAATCAGATGTTAAATTGTTGTGAAGATTTCCATCTTGAACCATCATGTTCTTTCGTACTGTTTGTAAGCAATATAATTGAGTTAATGATTGAGGAATCCCTAAAGCTGGACAGAATGGGGATCATTGGAACATTATAATCAGTATATTCCTCCTACCAACATATGTTTTTTGTATTTTCAGGCTCACAAGCAATTGTCAGTCTTGTTTTGAAGATGGAACTTCCCTCTGAAAAGTTTTCTTTGGTGGCGGAAGAGGTGCATATAATTTTGGTCTAAAATGTATTAGTTCTCGATGTCTAAGTTCACTGAAAAGCAATGATATTTTACTCCTTTAGGATTCAGCAGATCTACAAAAGGATGAATCTCAAGAAACACTGAAACGTATTACAGATCTTGTAAATGATACTTTCTCTTCTGAAGGTACATACAGTATATCTGTGTCTGAGGAAGATGTGCTTGCTGCAATTGACAGTGGCAAATCTGATGGAGGCCCTCATGGCCGACACTGGgttttggatcctatagatggtaCTAAAGGGTAAATATGTAGTTCTAGCTTGAAAATTTTTGTCTCCAATTTTTATATATGATATAATGTCAATGCTTTGTACAAGTTAATCATAGATGTCATTTGATTAGGTTTGGAATTAAAGCTTTAGACATTATTCTAAATCTTAAATCACTCCACTAGATGATATATCTTTATGGAACTATAATATGTTGCCATGTGATGTATGCTTCTTTGCAAACCTATTTTCCCTTGGTTGGTTAATTCTTTTTTATACTTCTAGCACTGTATTTGAACAATTTGATGTGTATATCCTTGTTTGCTAATATTAATTGGTATTAGTTTACCCAGACCTATTAGAAATCCTACTATCCATATAGATGTAGTTAATGATTGCTCGTTTAGGAGAACTATAACTATCAGTGGCACATCAACCTATGATTTGATATGGCATGCATGACATCATGGTAACGATGCTCGTTTAAGACCTAAGTGACTAGGCTTCGAATGGCAAAAACCACATTTTTGCTTGTAGGGGTAAGGATGCTTTTACTTATTGTCTTATGGTTGGGTCATCcttttcttttatatgaatcCATGCCTTCATGTAATTCTATGGGCTGCTTTGAAATCTGCATGTATAATTGTCTTAATCGGCGGATGTGCTTTTTTAATTTGTTGCATCCAAGCTTTCATCACACTTGTAGTAgataatgatttttatgtacaaatTACAATATAGTTTTAAAGAGCTTATGTATGACATTAGATAACTTACAATATAGTTTTTCAAAGAGCATATGTATCTTTGTTGGTTATGATATAGTTTTTTTAAGTCAGTTTGATGGACCTATCGCTACAGAAAAACAGCAAGGACAGTGGATCTTGATATTTACGGACATACCTAACTAGAGAATGAAGGGAGAGACATAGGACGTATGAACATACCAGAAATGATTATAGCATACTTGCAATACAGTGCTAGAGAAGTCAATAGAAAGCCAATATATTATGTCCTTAACAAGGGGTGTAGATCATAAAAATGTTGTTTGATATTATATGTTTGCAATATGAGATAATCAACACTGTATTACCCACAGTCCTGATGAtctattatattttatttctagTATGCTAGTAACATGATGAAACTGCAAACATCACAAAAAGAAAAATAGGCATATGAGGCTAAGGATGTTATGCAGTCAAAGCCTGGACCatttcttttccttcctaaaaCTAAATTAAGTCCGGCAATAATTGGAATTGTTTCTGAAGGATGGAGGAAATTGTAGCTTTTTTTCTGATAATGATGGTTGTACTATTATTGTTTTTATCTCATCCCAAGCAATACATCCATGATTAACAGGATGAActtctttttatttatgatttattgcCAAAAATATTCCATTTCCAGTCTCATGGTCTTTCATCCAAATTTAGGTTCGTACGGGGAGACCAATATGCAATTGCTTTAGCATTGCTTGATGAAGGAAGAGTCGTGTTAGGTGTTTTGGCATGTCCAAATCTTCCTTTTACATCTATTGCTAATCTTGATGGACACTCTTCGGAAAATCAAATTGGCTGCCTTTTCTCTGCTCAAACCGGTTGTGGTGCCTATATGCAGTTGCTACATGAACCTTCGGCAGCAAAGGTAGTGTTTTCCTTGATGTTTTATTTCATCGAGGTTTACTTTCTGCCTGACGTTTTTCCCACCCCATTCAGATATTTGTCTGCACTACCGAAAATCCTGCTGATGCATCATTCTTCGAGTCGTATGAAGCAGCTCATTCCCTGCATGACTTGTCGAGTGCAATAGCAAAGGTACTAAGAACATATTAATTTATGTATTCGAATTAGAGTATCTATAGCAAATTAAACTTGATGATACTTGTTCAAATAGAAACTCGGTGTCCAAGCACCACCAGTTAGAATAGACAGTCAGGCCAAATATGGTGCTTTGGCGAGAGGAGATGGTGCAATATACCTACGCTTCCCACATAAAGGATATCGCGAGAAGATATGGGACCATGCCGCCGGTTCTATTGTTGTCACAGGTAGGGACAACCTTCAGGTTCATGAACTGTTCTACTTGGTGGATTCTTAGATACTACATCAGATTAGTGTAAGGATTTATTAGATAAGTCTTCTTCCAGAATGCATCATGTTCTTTAGTTGTTACCTAAGCCGAAAGCTTAATTTCTTCAGATTGTTACAATTCCTTCATATATTTTGCAGAAGCTGGTGGTATCGCGACAGATGCTGCTGGAAACAATCTGGATTTCTCAAAGGGGAGGTACCTCGATCTTGATACGGGCATCATTGTCACAAACAAGAAGCTGATGCCATCACTGTTGACTGCAGTACAAGAGGCCATAAGAGAACAAACCCAATCTGCCTCCCATCTGTAGTCCACTCTAATGGTACCACCCATCTTCTGCCAGCTTTCTGTATCTTTTTATTACATTCTATCTTAACAAATTACCATTACTTGAATTACTCGAACTTAAAACAACGAGTGTGCCAATTCAGACTTTCCCATCTTGCACATCGATGTTCCTAACCGGCCCTTTGAACCATTTCCTGGCATCAAGAACCCACCACAGCATTACAAGAGTCAGACAAATACCCAAAGCAACGGGTGCATAATTGAAGGTATCCCATTTGATAGGATACAGTGTTGGCAGCAGGAAGACTGAGCAAGTATAGCAGATCCACAGGAACGCCACCAAGCAAATGGGTCTTGTTGCTCTCCCCAGATAGAATGGACCAGGTTTGAACCT
Protein-coding sequences here:
- the LOC135604981 gene encoding probable polygalacturonase — its product is MDVQEKHPCLWRWHRWQDGLRRPSVVLLLGAIALLGWSSLQSTPAWVAVAPAAAPATAKDDVAVAGRRSCVEFYRPVGPRNVVFSIEEFGGVGDGRTSNTEAFRRAVRRLGEFGDKGGAQLNVPPGRWLTGSFNLTSNLTLFLEKDAIILGSQDPEEWPVIEPLPSYGRGRERLGGRHISLIHGEGLSDVIITGQNGSIDGQGKMWWDLWWNRTLKHTRGHLLELVNSENILISNLTFLNSPFWTIHPVYCSNVVLKNLTVLAPLHSPNTDGIDPDSSSHVCIEDCYIESGDDLVAVKSGWDHYGIAMAHPSSNIVIRRVSGTTPTCSGVGIGSEMSGGVSNVVVEDLHVWDSAAAVRLKTDVGRGGYITNVTVTNVTMERVKIPIRFSRGSNDHPDEGWDPKAFPRVKGVRISNVVGFDVDKAPVLEGIEGAVYEDVCIRNFSLSVTGREPKWHCEFVAGEAYDVSPSPCLQLSSNGSSSWCRHSS
- the LOC135605560 gene encoding 3'(2'),5'-bisphosphate nucleotidase-like — its product is MASRAGIRLTHGRSPLLSASASSSRPPPVLCVPLSKPKPYRRHLFVPLCRPLALRSSPGPSSYRTGFSSPVSSMSSSSYEKELAAAKKAASLAARLCQTVQKALLKSDIQSKADKSPVTVADYGSQAIVSLVLKMELPSEKFSLVAEEDSADLQKDESQETLKRITDLVNDTFSSEGTYSISVSEEDVLAAIDSGKSDGGPHGRHWVLDPIDGTKGFVRGDQYAIALALLDEGRVVLGVLACPNLPFTSIANLDGHSSENQIGCLFSAQTGCGAYMQLLHEPSAAKIFVCTTENPADASFFESYEAAHSLHDLSSAIAKKLGVQAPPVRIDSQAKYGALARGDGAIYLRFPHKGYREKIWDHAAGSIVVTEAGGIATDAAGNNLDFSKGRYLDLDTGIIVTNKKLMPSLLTAVQEAIREQTQSASHL